One segment of Flavobacteriales bacterium DNA contains the following:
- a CDS encoding DUF2309 domain-containing protein gives MKTEHHVFDEHHVLHQLHHYLPAQAPLKDFVHHNTLHAFQHNSFFKGLSMAEEMFGYRVTLSLREYRELYSKKVIREEIIEDRIRRNKGEAALSEWKEKMLHNSYSTQGEPRIGKLRSQWKKQFGIDLDNMVHPLLFRILCSYLDQGISIWNFPISHKNFLNSIREMERNSFTSFFRTQKVKKMVMEERLEIHTLLQRIVGDERLFESYIYDQQFAHPGWSGMVAVLESQPEGLLDRRKITLSDLIILELLLEIDAMESFLGENWQPLCERVKEVPIPLFAPVENSELHDVIRLWQESYEWSYYDEVLAGLLRNRKDRPVPAHPSFQAAFCIDDRECSIRRHLEHADGNCVTYGTPGFFGVEFFYKPAGGKFVTKLCPAPVTPNYLIKELEAKGKRKKDVHLSKRSHGLIRGWIISQTVGFWAALRLFSNIFRPRISEAAASSFRHMEKGSRLQIECTNPDHKENGLQVGFTIEEMIVRVEGVLRSIGLIENFAPLIYMVSHGASSVNNPHYSAYDCGACSGRPGSVNARVISFMANHPKVREALKQKGIDIPENTQFIGAIHDTTRDEIMFYDEESIFPSNQELHQKNIKLFEQALDANAKERSRRFESINTGADLHSVHDRIRERAVSLFEPRPELNHATNTLCIVGRRELTKGLFLDRRAFMNSYNFGIDPDGKYLFGILKAAAPVCGGINLEYYFSRVDNYKLGAGTKLPHNVMGLFGVANGADGDLRPGLPSQMIEVHDPIRLLIIVEHDPDVILKTIQSNADTYEWFEKEWVHLVAVRPADRELFYFKNGQWEVYHPFRDRVPEVHDLDREFEKSMDNLPVIITD, from the coding sequence ATGAAAACTGAACACCATGTTTTTGATGAACATCATGTCCTTCATCAATTGCATCATTACCTGCCTGCCCAGGCGCCATTAAAAGATTTTGTTCACCACAATACGCTGCATGCGTTCCAGCATAATTCCTTTTTTAAGGGATTATCCATGGCCGAAGAAATGTTCGGTTACCGCGTTACCTTATCACTTCGTGAATACCGCGAGTTGTATTCTAAAAAAGTAATCCGCGAAGAAATTATTGAAGACCGTATTCGCCGGAATAAAGGTGAAGCAGCACTAAGCGAGTGGAAAGAAAAAATGCTGCACAACTCCTATTCCACACAAGGAGAACCACGCATTGGAAAATTGCGCTCGCAATGGAAAAAACAATTCGGTATCGATCTCGACAACATGGTTCATCCTTTGTTGTTCCGCATTCTTTGCAGCTATCTCGATCAGGGAATTTCAATTTGGAATTTTCCAATTAGCCATAAAAATTTCCTGAATTCCATTCGTGAAATGGAACGCAATAGTTTTACCAGTTTTTTCCGCACCCAAAAGGTGAAGAAAATGGTCATGGAAGAACGACTCGAAATTCACACCCTGTTACAACGCATTGTTGGGGATGAACGTTTGTTTGAAAGTTATATATACGATCAGCAATTTGCACATCCGGGCTGGTCGGGTATGGTGGCTGTTCTTGAATCTCAACCGGAAGGATTGCTCGACCGAAGAAAAATCACCTTGTCGGATTTAATTATTCTGGAACTTTTATTGGAGATCGATGCCATGGAAAGTTTCCTGGGTGAAAACTGGCAGCCTTTGTGCGAACGGGTAAAAGAAGTTCCGATTCCCTTATTTGCTCCGGTAGAAAATTCAGAATTACATGATGTCATTCGCTTATGGCAGGAGTCCTACGAATGGAGTTATTATGATGAAGTATTGGCTGGACTCTTACGCAACCGCAAAGACCGTCCGGTGCCTGCACATCCTTCTTTTCAGGCAGCGTTTTGTATCGACGATCGCGAATGTTCTATACGTCGACATCTGGAGCATGCGGATGGGAATTGTGTGACTTATGGTACTCCCGGATTTTTTGGAGTAGAGTTTTTTTACAAACCCGCAGGCGGAAAATTTGTAACGAAGCTTTGTCCCGCACCGGTAACGCCCAACTATTTAATTAAAGAGCTTGAAGCAAAAGGTAAACGGAAAAAAGATGTTCACCTTTCCAAACGTTCGCATGGATTAATACGTGGCTGGATCATTTCTCAGACGGTTGGATTCTGGGCGGCCTTGCGTTTGTTCTCCAATATTTTTCGACCGCGAATTTCAGAAGCAGCGGCTTCTTCTTTCCGTCACATGGAAAAAGGATCGCGCTTGCAAATAGAATGCACCAATCCCGATCATAAAGAAAATGGATTGCAAGTTGGTTTTACCATTGAGGAAATGATTGTTCGTGTAGAAGGTGTTTTACGTTCTATCGGATTAATTGAAAATTTTGCTCCGTTGATTTACATGGTTTCACATGGTGCAAGCAGTGTAAACAATCCGCATTATTCGGCTTACGATTGCGGAGCATGCTCGGGTCGTCCCGGTTCCGTAAATGCACGCGTGATCAGCTTTATGGCCAATCATCCGAAAGTGCGTGAAGCATTAAAGCAAAAGGGAATTGATATTCCGGAAAACACCCAATTCATCGGCGCGATTCACGATACCACGCGGGATGAAATAATGTTTTACGATGAAGAAAGTATATTTCCTTCCAATCAGGAATTGCATCAGAAAAACATAAAACTGTTTGAGCAGGCACTTGATGCGAATGCAAAAGAACGCTCCCGCCGCTTCGAATCAATCAATACAGGAGCAGATCTCCACTCGGTGCACGATCGTATCCGTGAGCGCGCTGTTTCCTTGTTTGAGCCTCGTCCGGAATTAAACCATGCAACGAATACTTTGTGTATTGTTGGACGAAGAGAATTAACCAAAGGATTATTTCTCGACCGGAGAGCATTTATGAATTCCTATAATTTCGGAATAGATCCGGATGGAAAATATTTGTTCGGTATTTTAAAGGCAGCTGCACCCGTGTGCGGAGGTATAAATCTGGAGTATTATTTTTCCCGGGTTGATAATTATAAACTCGGTGCCGGAACAAAATTGCCCCACAATGTGATGGGATTATTCGGAGTGGCCAACGGAGCCGATGGTGATCTGCGTCCTGGATTACCCTCGCAAATGATCGAAGTCCACGATCCGATTCGTCTCCTCATCATTGTGGAGCATGATCCGGATGTCATTCTTAAAACCATTCAAAGCAATGCCGATACCTATGAATGGTTCGAAAAGGAATGGGTGCATTTAGTGGCTGTACGTCCGGCCGACCGCGAACTGTTTTATTTTAAAAACGGACAATGGGAAGTTTATCATCCTTTCCGTGATCGTGTTCCTGAAGTGCATGATCTGGATCGGGAATTTGAAAAAAGTATGGACAATTTACCGGTGATCATAACCGACTAA
- a CDS encoding PDZ domain-containing protein, with amino-acid sequence MRLAFILSALLLQTSLFASWYRYPSISPDGKQIAFAAYGDVWVVSSEGGQARQITSNSAYDFMPVWSPDGKQIAFASNRNGNYDVFLVSAEGGEPLRLTYHSSSDFPYTFSPDGKEVWYGSARLDDHKNAMFPSRVLHEIYSVSINGGREKMNFSAPAEALQFSPNGKMILMHDRKGYEDQWRKHHTSSVTRDIVLYDVAAKSFKKVATWKGEDRNPVWINDSEYYFLSEKSGSFNIWKGSINGESHQSQITKHEKHPVRFLSSSKDGVLCYSFDGEIYLFKNNTSQKVNIIVKADVQQNELIPMSAGNGFSEFALSPNGKEVALIYRGDVFVSSVNHSTTKRITNTPGQERSVSFSPDGKKLLYAAERGSSWDLFEASLSNADEKYFYNSTLITEKCLSNKAEEEFQPKYSPDGKKVAYLEERTTVKVLDLASGKSVTAMEGSYNYSYSDGDQNFVWAPDSKWLLVEFFENERWSSNIGLVSADGGKKPVNISRSGYGNGNPKFMMDGEMIAWTTDKYGFRSHGSWGSQTDVEAIFLTKEAWKKFSATKMEKEYEEEIQKEKDKDKDKGKEEAKGKNTKDSKKEEEKKEEVKALKIDEDGLQDRRVRLTIHSSFLSDYLITKDASQMFYLCQFDKGFDLWTTKFKDSETKLLAKMGSSPSGLEFDKEEKNIYLMKNGVLVKIDVSSGSVSPISVDGQYEWKPNEERAYMFEHAWRQLKKKFYVADLHGVDWDFYKKEYGKHVAEIRTGQDFAELLSEMLGEVNASHTGASFRSMNPNGDQTASLGCYYDQTYSGKGYKIAELMPKSPLLQSGKINAGTLITAIDGVSIDENTNIYSLLNRKAGKTVLVEFKKDAAVWTETIKPISQWEESDLAYLRFIQNCEKMVDQLSGGKVGYVHVEGMNSESFREVFDKALGNLNTKSALIVDTRFNGGGWLHDDLATLLSGKRYMNFEPRGQKNMGGEPLNKWQKPSCVLMSEGNYSDAHLFPYTYRALEIGKLIGMPVPGTGTAVWWETMIDYSTVFGIPQVGMRSIKDGYLVENHDLVPDIQVENDWNTVLKGQDLQLEAAVKEMLK; translated from the coding sequence ATGAGACTGGCCTTTATTTTAAGTGCTCTATTGTTACAAACTTCCCTTTTTGCATCCTGGTACCGTTACCCCAGTATTTCTCCCGACGGAAAACAAATTGCTTTTGCAGCCTATGGAGATGTTTGGGTGGTGTCGTCGGAAGGTGGACAAGCACGGCAGATTACCTCGAATAGCGCTTATGATTTTATGCCGGTTTGGAGTCCCGACGGAAAACAAATTGCATTTGCATCCAACCGCAATGGAAATTATGATGTGTTTTTGGTATCGGCAGAAGGAGGAGAACCACTTCGTTTAACCTATCATTCTTCTTCAGATTTCCCTTACACCTTTTCTCCCGACGGGAAAGAAGTGTGGTACGGATCGGCCCGTTTAGATGATCATAAAAACGCCATGTTCCCCTCGCGTGTGTTGCATGAGATTTATTCCGTTTCAATAAATGGCGGAAGAGAAAAAATGAATTTCAGTGCACCGGCAGAAGCATTGCAGTTTTCTCCGAATGGAAAAATGATTTTAATGCACGACCGTAAAGGATACGAAGATCAATGGAGAAAACACCATACCTCCTCCGTTACGCGCGATATTGTGTTGTACGATGTAGCAGCTAAATCATTTAAAAAAGTGGCCACCTGGAAAGGTGAAGACCGAAATCCGGTTTGGATAAATGATAGCGAATATTATTTTCTCAGCGAAAAGTCCGGTTCATTTAATATTTGGAAAGGATCCATTAATGGCGAGTCGCACCAATCGCAAATCACTAAACACGAAAAACATCCTGTTCGTTTTTTAAGCAGTTCTAAAGACGGAGTTTTGTGCTATAGTTTCGATGGAGAAATTTACTTATTCAAAAATAATACATCGCAAAAAGTAAATATTATAGTAAAAGCAGATGTTCAGCAAAATGAACTGATTCCGATGTCGGCCGGAAACGGTTTTTCGGAATTTGCACTTTCTCCCAATGGGAAAGAAGTCGCATTAATATATCGCGGTGATGTATTTGTGAGCTCCGTAAATCACAGCACCACCAAGCGCATTACGAATACACCCGGACAAGAACGTTCGGTTTCATTTTCTCCTGATGGAAAAAAATTGCTTTATGCTGCCGAACGCGGAAGCAGTTGGGATTTATTTGAAGCCAGCTTAAGTAATGCCGACGAAAAATATTTTTACAACAGTACGCTCATCACCGAAAAATGCCTTAGTAATAAAGCAGAAGAAGAATTTCAGCCCAAGTATTCTCCCGATGGAAAAAAAGTTGCTTATCTCGAAGAAAGAACCACGGTGAAAGTTTTGGATTTGGCGAGCGGAAAAAGTGTTACGGCTATGGAGGGATCTTACAATTATTCCTACTCCGATGGCGACCAGAATTTTGTTTGGGCTCCTGACAGCAAATGGCTTTTGGTTGAATTTTTTGAAAATGAGCGTTGGAGTTCAAACATCGGATTAGTAAGTGCCGATGGCGGAAAAAAACCGGTAAACATTTCACGCAGTGGTTATGGAAACGGTAATCCAAAGTTTATGATGGATGGAGAAATGATTGCATGGACCACCGATAAATACGGATTCCGCTCGCACGGTAGCTGGGGATCGCAAACGGATGTTGAGGCGATATTTCTGACCAAGGAGGCCTGGAAAAAATTCTCGGCTACAAAAATGGAAAAAGAATACGAAGAGGAAATCCAAAAAGAAAAGGATAAAGATAAAGACAAGGGCAAAGAAGAAGCGAAGGGCAAAAACACAAAGGACAGTAAAAAAGAAGAAGAGAAAAAAGAAGAAGTAAAAGCTTTAAAAATTGATGAAGATGGATTGCAGGATCGCAGGGTTCGTTTAACGATTCACTCTTCGTTTTTATCGGATTATTTGATAACCAAAGATGCTTCACAGATGTTTTATTTGTGTCAGTTCGATAAAGGATTTGATTTATGGACCACCAAATTTAAAGACAGTGAAACCAAATTGCTGGCTAAAATGGGAAGTTCTCCTTCGGGATTGGAATTCGATAAGGAAGAGAAGAACATCTATTTGATGAAAAATGGTGTTTTGGTTAAAATCGATGTAAGCTCCGGAAGTGTTAGTCCAATTTCAGTGGATGGTCAATACGAATGGAAACCCAATGAAGAACGCGCTTACATGTTTGAGCATGCATGGCGACAACTCAAAAAGAAATTTTACGTGGCAGACCTGCATGGTGTAGATTGGGATTTTTACAAGAAAGAATACGGAAAACATGTTGCAGAAATTCGTACCGGTCAGGATTTTGCCGAATTACTTTCTGAAATGCTTGGAGAAGTGAATGCCTCACATACCGGAGCAAGTTTTCGTTCTATGAACCCAAATGGCGATCAAACCGCATCGCTGGGTTGTTATTATGATCAGACTTATTCCGGAAAAGGATATAAGATTGCGGAGTTAATGCCAAAAAGTCCACTACTCCAAAGCGGAAAAATAAATGCAGGTACACTCATCACCGCGATAGACGGTGTAAGCATTGATGAAAACACAAATATTTATTCCTTATTAAATCGCAAAGCGGGAAAAACGGTATTGGTGGAGTTTAAGAAAGATGCAGCGGTGTGGACCGAAACCATTAAGCCGATTTCTCAATGGGAAGAAAGTGATTTGGCTTATTTGCGTTTTATTCAAAACTGCGAAAAAATGGTGGATCAACTTTCAGGTGGTAAGGTTGGTTATGTTCATGTAGAGGGAATGAACAGTGAAAGTTTTAGAGAAGTTTTCGATAAAGCTCTTGGGAATTTAAATACCAAATCGGCATTGATTGTTGATACGCGTTTTAACGGCGGAGGATGGCTGCATGATGATTTGGCCACTTTGCTAAGCGGAAAACGTTACATGAATTTTGAACCGCGGGGACAAAAAAACATGGGTGGTGAACCACTGAATAAATGGCAAAAACCTTCATGTGTGTTAATGTCGGAAGGAAATTATTCCGATGCGCATCTTTTCCCCTATACCTACAGAGCGCTTGAGATCGGAAAACTGATTGGTATGCCGGTTCCCGGTACAGGTACGGCAGTTTGGTGGGAAACCATGATTGATTACAGTACGGTATTCGGAATTCCACAAGTTGGAATGCGCAGTATAAAAGATGGTTATCTGGTGGAAAACCATGATCTGGTTCCGGATATTCAGGTGGAGAACGACTGGAACACTGTCCTAAAGGGCCAGGATCTCCAACTGGAAGCTGCGGTTAAGGAAATGCTGAAATAA
- a CDS encoding alpha/beta hydrolase produces the protein MIVHHVISSRPLKSVSRGYTYKRPLIATEKNGDAANEFLSFGRYTVEDELKAPFFVHNGNHPESRDYYFRPDGFHQPGEESSSFLREMFAGLKAEGEDLLYIYLFGFGNNVHSEIHKQLEPLHKHYYKNKDWGSPVGRILLLSWPSQGKAEYKHGEEKDVEKMGIMLASLMVKLFNYMQADPDQLFENWSPKLVFHAQSMGNRILQKMMLELEALEQNGVISENQFNGFFHRLVMTGADLDEDTMYIEQDTPKNGIHALAKRVILFHNKDDKALWISRNIFGSSHRLGGDEAPDPRRLPDNVDLVLLTRKDAGFIGHNYFQNKECIIRNLFKALHENYFNGEPIQEGKRLLAEFDPEENKFIRSEYLA, from the coding sequence ATGATTGTTCACCACGTTATCTCATCCCGGCCGTTAAAGTCTGTTTCCAGAGGCTACACGTATAAACGTCCCCTCATTGCCACCGAAAAAAACGGTGATGCCGCGAATGAATTTCTAAGTTTTGGAAGATATACCGTGGAAGATGAGCTCAAAGCTCCGTTCTTCGTTCATAATGGAAATCACCCCGAAAGCAGAGATTATTATTTTCGTCCCGATGGCTTCCACCAACCCGGGGAAGAAAGCTCTTCCTTTTTGCGCGAAATGTTTGCGGGACTAAAAGCAGAGGGGGAAGATCTCTTATATATCTATTTATTCGGTTTCGGAAATAACGTTCATTCCGAAATCCACAAACAATTGGAGCCGCTCCATAAACATTACTACAAGAACAAGGACTGGGGTTCTCCGGTAGGCAGAATTTTATTGCTCAGCTGGCCTTCTCAGGGAAAAGCTGAGTATAAGCACGGCGAAGAAAAGGATGTAGAAAAAATGGGAATCATGCTGGCAAGTTTAATGGTTAAACTATTTAACTACATGCAAGCCGATCCCGATCAACTCTTCGAAAACTGGTCGCCAAAACTTGTATTCCACGCACAATCGATGGGAAACCGGATTCTTCAAAAAATGATGCTTGAATTGGAAGCGCTGGAACAAAATGGCGTGATTTCAGAAAACCAATTCAACGGTTTTTTCCACCGGCTGGTGATGACAGGTGCAGATTTGGATGAGGACACTATGTACATTGAGCAGGACACTCCCAAAAACGGTATTCATGCGCTGGCAAAACGTGTTATTTTATTTCACAATAAAGACGATAAAGCACTTTGGATTTCAAGAAATATTTTCGGCAGTAGTCACCGCCTGGGCGGCGATGAAGCTCCGGATCCGCGGCGTTTGCCTGATAATGTAGATCTCGTTTTGTTAACGCGAAAAGATGCAGGATTTATTGGTCACAATTATTTCCAAAACAAAGAATGTATTATCCGCAATCTGTTTAAAGCACTGCACGAAAATTACTTTAACGGAGAACCCATTCAGGAAGGAAAACGATTACTGGCAGAATTTGATCCGGAGGAAAATAAATTTATCCGTTCGGAGTATTTGGCTTAG
- a CDS encoding DEAD/DEAH box helicase, which translates to MAFADLGLDDYILDALDAMNILRPTPIQQQSIPLVLQGRDLIACAQTGTGKTAAFVLPVVHRLLEEPSEKTSVLILAPTRELAVQIDRQIEGLSYFVNVSSIAVYGGGEGEVWERQKKAFQSGVEIIVATPGRLLSFLISGVLDLSSIRFLVLDEADRMLDMGFYDDIMRIISHIPKERQTLLFSATMSTKIRQLATSILINPAEVTVAISKPAAGIDQQVYFLNDDEKDKLLYSVLKDEKYQSIIIFSSSKDKVKDLYRNIRQKGFSCKGFHSDLKQAEREEIMLDFRNHKIRILIGTDILSRGIDVEGIDLVVNYDAPHDAEDYVHRIGRTARAASTGTAITLISRKDFPKFRRIETLIGQQVKRMEIPEEIGKGWKESDSDKSSASHSRKKKPFFKKKKNGTGKGPATKPNTPNG; encoded by the coding sequence TTGGCATTTGCAGACCTGGGTCTCGACGATTATATTCTCGATGCGTTGGACGCAATGAACATTCTCCGCCCAACACCCATTCAACAACAATCCATTCCCCTGGTGCTTCAGGGGAGAGATTTAATTGCCTGCGCACAAACCGGAACAGGAAAAACGGCGGCTTTTGTTTTGCCCGTTGTGCATCGTTTACTGGAAGAACCTTCCGAAAAAACCAGTGTATTAATACTTGCACCAACCCGGGAGCTGGCTGTGCAAATCGACCGCCAGATTGAAGGATTAAGCTATTTTGTGAATGTGAGCTCAATTGCGGTATATGGTGGAGGAGAAGGAGAAGTTTGGGAACGGCAGAAAAAAGCCTTTCAATCGGGAGTTGAAATTATTGTTGCTACACCCGGACGATTGTTGTCGTTTTTAATCAGCGGTGTATTAGATCTAAGTTCCATTCGCTTTTTGGTATTGGACGAAGCCGATCGTATGTTGGATATGGGTTTTTATGATGACATCATGCGCATCATTTCTCATATTCCAAAGGAAAGACAAACGCTATTGTTTTCCGCAACCATGTCCACCAAAATCCGTCAACTCGCTACTTCTATTTTAATCAATCCCGCTGAGGTTACCGTTGCTATTTCTAAGCCGGCCGCAGGAATTGATCAGCAGGTTTATTTTTTAAATGATGATGAAAAAGATAAGCTCTTGTATTCTGTTTTAAAGGACGAAAAATATCAGTCCATCATTATTTTTTCATCGAGCAAGGACAAGGTAAAAGATCTTTACAGAAACATCCGTCAAAAAGGATTTTCCTGTAAAGGATTTCATTCCGATTTAAAGCAAGCCGAACGCGAGGAAATCATGCTCGATTTCCGGAATCATAAAATCAGAATTCTGATAGGAACCGATATTTTATCGAGGGGAATAGATGTAGAGGGAATTGATCTGGTAGTGAACTACGATGCTCCGCATGATGCAGAAGATTATGTACACCGCATTGGAAGAACAGCACGCGCTGCTTCTACCGGAACGGCCATTACCTTAATCAGCCGCAAGGATTTTCCAAAATTCCGCCGCATAGAAACATTGATTGGTCAGCAAGTAAAGCGCATGGAAATTCCGGAAGAGATCGGTAAAGGATGGAAAGAATCGGACTCTGATAAATCCTCCGCTTCACATTCCAGAAAGAAAAAACCATTTTTTAAGAAGAAAAAAAATGGAACAGGTAAAGGTCCCGCCACTAAGCCAAATACTCCGAACGGATAA
- a CDS encoding choice-of-anchor L domain-containing protein, which yields MKRFLLFAAAIFPFTVFSQMNVATGGNNSDPLFLGPNVLSGGGLSIFNVTFSGNNAQQVGYYSNAYSAIGSSSGVVLSTGKAISAAQANDSSATSASIGNSNPSDADLLTLGNGNSIFDWFIMEFDVQVTGNQFGMRYVFASEEYQEYVCGNDADVFAILISGSGISGTFQNNADLISLVPSSSMPAGINSINNGTPGVFGNVGGCINSGSSAYYNDNISGLFEFDGYTDKLTATADVVCDSVYHIKIILADIGNDGFDSGLFLEERGVYSNGIGYFDGGAFSDSIIVEGCRPFDINIYNPTGFVQGQNINITLGGTATNGTDYNNIPSTYTLSSNDSLITIQIVPIADGITEGFETVVISYSLTTPCGEQIPVTYTLYIQDENPLVVGNMNSNTTICAGETVTLNLNVSGGFPAYTVLWNGVAQNNVIVAPTQDITYVAEVIDQAGCYWSQSFNVDYNANPIVNAGPDITVCSGHDQVLGAQIDGYSGASYQWTPSAGLNASNLAYPTFNSSTGHTYTVNVTTAAGCTGSDQVIVTVLPSPSVNAGPDQTITYLQTNCSLNGTGAGNAMWSPDYYLTCSNCFIPTAAPMVTTTYTLSVTGANGCVSTDDVTVTVDVPKDVFVPSAFSPNNDGNNDVLYARGYTILHMHFIVYDLWGQVMFDSFQPDKGWDGTVNGAPASVGLYVYTLEVEYVNDAGTATFSGEVNLVR from the coding sequence ATGAAACGCTTTCTACTTTTTGCCGCGGCAATTTTTCCTTTTACTGTATTCTCACAAATGAATGTTGCCACAGGAGGCAATAACAGCGATCCTTTATTTTTAGGTCCCAATGTTTTATCCGGTGGCGGACTATCCATTTTCAATGTCACCTTTTCGGGTAACAATGCGCAACAGGTGGGCTATTATTCAAATGCTTATTCAGCAATCGGATCTTCATCGGGTGTAGTTCTATCTACCGGTAAAGCCATTTCTGCCGCTCAAGCGAACGATAGTTCTGCAACTTCTGCATCCATTGGAAACAGCAATCCCAGTGATGCCGACCTTCTGACGCTCGGTAACGGAAATTCAATTTTCGATTGGTTCATTATGGAATTTGACGTTCAGGTTACCGGTAACCAATTCGGTATGCGTTATGTTTTTGCCTCTGAAGAATACCAGGAATATGTTTGCGGAAATGATGCAGATGTATTTGCCATTTTAATCAGCGGTTCAGGAATCAGTGGCACGTTTCAAAACAATGCCGATCTCATTTCGTTGGTTCCCTCCTCGAGCATGCCTGCCGGAATTAATTCCATTAACAACGGAACTCCCGGTGTGTTCGGCAACGTTGGTGGTTGCATCAACTCGGGCTCATCTGCCTATTATAACGATAATATTTCCGGTCTATTCGAATTCGACGGGTATACCGATAAACTTACCGCAACCGCAGATGTTGTATGCGATTCTGTTTATCACATAAAAATCATTCTTGCAGATATTGGAAACGATGGCTTCGATAGTGGTTTGTTTCTGGAAGAGCGCGGTGTTTACAGTAACGGTATCGGCTATTTCGATGGCGGCGCTTTTTCCGATTCAATCATTGTAGAAGGATGTCGTCCCTTTGATATTAACATCTATAACCCAACCGGATTTGTTCAGGGACAAAACATCAACATCACCCTGGGTGGTACCGCAACCAATGGCACCGATTACAACAATATCCCAAGCACTTATACCTTAAGTTCAAATGATAGTTTAATTACCATTCAAATTGTTCCGATCGCCGATGGAATTACCGAAGGATTTGAAACCGTTGTTATTTCGTATTCCCTCACCACGCCTTGTGGTGAACAGATTCCGGTTACCTATACGCTCTATATTCAAGATGAAAATCCGCTGGTAGTAGGCAACATGAATTCGAATACTACTATTTGTGCCGGAGAAACCGTTACACTGAATTTAAATGTGAGCGGCGGATTCCCTGCTTATACTGTTTTGTGGAATGGCGTTGCGCAGAATAATGTTATTGTTGCTCCCACTCAAGACATCACCTATGTGGCAGAAGTGATTGACCAGGCAGGTTGTTATTGGTCGCAGAGTTTTAATGTGGATTACAATGCAAATCCAATTGTAAATGCTGGTCCTGATATAACCGTATGTTCTGGACACGATCAGGTTTTAGGTGCTCAAATTGATGGTTATTCCGGTGCCAGTTATCAGTGGACACCATCAGCAGGATTAAATGCAAGTAATCTTGCTTATCCAACATTTAATTCTTCTACCGGTCACACCTACACGGTGAATGTAACAACAGCTGCGGGATGTACCGGATCAGATCAGGTAATTGTAACCGTACTTCCATCACCCTCGGTGAATGCGGGTCCCGACCAAACGATTACTTATTTACAAACCAATTGTTCGTTGAACGGAACTGGAGCAGGAAATGCGATGTGGAGTCCGGATTATTATTTAACCTGCAGCAATTGTTTTATTCCCACTGCAGCACCAATGGTGACAACCACCTACACATTAAGTGTAACCGGCGCAAACGGTTGTGTATCTACCGACGATGTAACCGTAACCGTTGATGTGCCAAAAGATGTTTTTGTCCCCTCCGCATTTTCTCCGAATAACGATGGCAACAACGATGTGTTGTATGCAAGAGGATACACCATTTTACACATGCACTTTATTGTTTATGATTTATGGGGACAGGTCATGTTTGACTCCTTTCAACCCGACAAAGGTTGGGATGGAACTGTAAATGGAGCTCCGGCTTCGGTTGGATTATATGTTTACACTCTCGAAGTAGAATATGTTAATGATGCAGGAACAGCCACCTTTTCCGGTGAAGTAAATCTGGTACGATGA